The Coffea eugenioides isolate CCC68of chromosome 8, Ceug_1.0, whole genome shotgun sequence genome has a segment encoding these proteins:
- the LOC113781370 gene encoding ankyrin repeat-containing protein NPR4-like — protein MGCLSETHKQGIGGLQMDRRLCDVALEGDVTSLCQLIHEDPLVLDKAALKCLDKNPLHIAAILGHVDFAKEILQFDSAFFMCLARDRDGRNPLHLAAMYGKVAVLLVLIRAEFQAALEKTDGGGTVLHLCIKYNQLEALKILVDKLKDPEFVNAKNEDGMTILHLAVYYGQYQTIKFLLVDAGVEVNIRNANGKTALDLLFGQGVTKSSEISRSLQQSGALKAKDIRSPTDDRKLKQLEWFEKSREAIMVVAILIATMAFQAGISPPGGVWQDDLLVGPNPHTIGEAVMAQKHPKYYWLLIRANTIAFVSSLSTIILLIRGSSISSKYLMPLLAFVMWLAIAAIAITYAIALVTVAPKGARGRQLGNTSDILVILLMVWSGWMVTTLYEINALFKKWLKIRRMDSRGYSFSDFGSQVLSRLSLRAPRSSGGVTPCTPATPLP, from the exons ATGGGATGCTTAAGTGAAACCCATAAACAGGGAATTGGAGGGTTACAAATGGACAGAAGGCTTTGTGATGTAGCGCTGGAAGGAGATGTTACCTCTCTTTGTCAGTTAATTCATGAAGATCCACTTGTTCTTGATAAAGCTGCTTTGAAGTGCTTGGATAAGAATCCTCTTCACATAGCAGCAATATTGGGCCATGTAGattttgcaaaagaaatctTACAATTTGATTCTGCTTTTTTTATGTGTTTGGCCCGTGATCGAGATGGCAGAAACCCTTTACATCTTGCTGCCATGTATGGAAAAGTGGCGGTCCTGTTAGTGCTAATTCGTGCCGAATTTCAAGCAGCTCTGGAGAAGACAGATGGCGGGGGAACCGTTTTGCACCTCTGCATCAAATACAATCAGCTGGAAGCATTGAAGATACTGGTTGACAAATTAAAAGATCCAGAGTTTGTGAATGCCAAAAATGAAGATGGCATGACCATATTGCACCTGGCCGTATACTATGGGCAATATCAG ACCATCAAATTCTTGCTAGTTGACGCTGGAGTAGAGGTGAACATCAGGAACGCAAACGGGAAAACCGCGTTGGACCTTCTGTTTGGGCAGGGAGTCACCAAaagttcagaaatttcaaggTCTCTTCAGCAGTCTGGTGCCTTGAAAGCAAAGGATATTCGCTCCCCTACTGACGACCGGAAGCTCAAGCAGCTAGAGTGGTTCGAGAAAAGCAGAGAAGCAATAATGGTGGTGGCCATACTTATTGCTACCATGGCTTTTCAAGCAGGGATAAGCCCTCCAGGAGGTGTGTGGCAAGATGACTTGTTAGTAGGACCAAATCCACACACAATAGGAGAAGCTGTTATGGCACAAAAGCATCCAAAATATTACTGGCTTCTGATTCGGGCAAACACAATAGCATTTGTTTCATCTCTGAGCACAATTATTTTGCTCATTCGTGGGTCGAGCATCTCCAGCAAGTACTTGATGCCGCTGTTGGCCTTCGTCATGTGGCTAGCCATTGCAGCCATAGCCATAACTTATGCTATAGCACTTGTTACAGTAGCACCAAAAGGAGCAAGAGGGCGGCAATTGGGTAATACAAGTGATATTCTAGTCATCCTACTCATGGTCTGGAGCGGTTGGATGGTCACAACCCTGTATGAGATAAACGCTCTGTTCAAGAAATGGCTGAAAATTCGTCGGATGGACAGCAGAGGCTACTCGTTTTCTGATTTTGGCAGTCAGGTGCTCTCTCGGCTCAGCTTGCGGGCACCTAGGTCCAGTGGCGGAGTTACTCCATGTACCCCAGCTACCCCACTACCTTGA